The genome window GAGCTCGAGATCGCGCTCAAGAAGGTGCTCGAGATCGAGAACCTGAAGGGCGACCGCGACGAGCTGCGCGACCGGCTGCGCGAGGTCGAGGCGCGCGAGCGCACGGGCTTCCTGTGGGCGAGCGACAAGATGTCGCGCATCAAGGAGATTCTCGAGCAGGTCTCCGACGCCGACGTCACGATCCTGATCCACGGCGAGTCCGGCGTGGGCAAGGAGGTCGTGGCGCGCACGACTCACGACCTGTCGAACCGGCGCGACGCCCGCTTCGTGAAGGTGAACTGCGCGGCGCTGCCCGAGGAGCTGCTCGAGAGCGAGCTCTTCGGCTACGAGCGCGGCGCTTTCACCGGCGCTTCGTCCCGCAAAGCCGGCAAGTTCGAGGTGGCCAGCGGCGGCACCATGTTCCTGGACGAGATCGGGGAGATGAGCCCGAAGCTCCAGGCCAAGCTCCTGCAGGTCCTGCAGGACGGCGAGTTCTCCCGGCTGGGCGGCGACACCGACGTACACGTCGACGTGCGCGTGCTCGCCGCCACCAACCGCAACCTCGAAGAGATGGTGCGAAAGGGCGGCTTCCGGGAGGACCTGTACTACCGGCTGAACGTGGTCAACGTCTGGATCCCGCCGCTGCGCGAGCGCCGCGAGGAGATCCCGGTCCTGGTCGACCACTTTCGCCAGCTGTACAGCGCCAAGTACGGCCGTCAGCTGAACGGGATCTCGGAGCGCCTGATGCGCG of Myxococcota bacterium contains these proteins:
- a CDS encoding sigma-54 dependent transcriptional regulator, with amino-acid sequence MRRAGAPRTVPQRKTILVVDDAEVIRTYLKSLLPMKGYDVLLAEDGLKAMELLNGGARPDVVVLDVMMPGIDGIETLRKIKQLMPEVPVIMLSVVGKAGTVVDAMNLGAADYINKPFEEEELEIALKKVLEIENLKGDRDELRDRLREVEARERTGFLWASDKMSRIKEILEQVSDADVTILIHGESGVGKEVVARTTHDLSNRRDARFVKVNCAALPEELLESELFGYERGAFTGASSRKAGKFEVASGGTMFLDEIGEMSPKLQAKLLQVLQDGEFSRLGGDTDVHVDVRVLAATNRNLEEMVRKGGFREDLYYRLNVVNVWIPPLRERREEIPVLVDHFRQLYSAKYGRQLNGISERLMRGFLDYGWPGNVRELENMVKRIVVLQSEDAIAEEIFGATAAAGRTAAASSPAEAAEPESEGGPALSGPISLRDIGRKAARDAEREALKRVLYQTNWNRKKAARILEVSYKTLLQKIKECGLGE